A genomic region of Desulfosarcina ovata subsp. ovata contains the following coding sequences:
- a CDS encoding response regulator, whose translation MPVITLFSGSYCNEKEVVQEIGLRTGYPLISDKEIVAEASQRAGIPENRIERVFSNKTSVFNRLTRERERSLAYLRSVLAERLSEDALMISGFAAQLIPREISHVLRVCLIADMSSRVAAAVQERQISDAEALKIIHREDEKCAAWMHRLYETLDPWSASLYDICLPTDKTSPDEIAGLIEKSIDQSVIKLASGSKQAVDDFNTAANLEIALVKKGHTVGVEVKESVATLTINKHVLMLSRLEEELKEIAIQVAGVTAVETKVGPGYYQTDVYRRQDFEAPSKILLVDDEKKYVQTLSKRLMMRELDSAVVYDGESALELAREDEPDVMILDLRMPGIDGIEVLRRVKKTHPAIEVIVLTSQGSEADKKTCMELGAFAFLSKSVDIEELSKTINAAHEKISQARARQ comes from the coding sequence ATGCCAGTCATTACCTTGTTCAGCGGCAGTTACTGCAACGAGAAAGAAGTTGTCCAGGAGATTGGGCTGCGGACGGGTTATCCGCTGATTTCAGACAAGGAAATTGTCGCCGAAGCCAGCCAGCGTGCCGGCATCCCCGAAAACCGGATCGAGCGGGTGTTCTCGAATAAAACATCGGTATTCAACCGCTTGACCCGCGAGCGTGAGCGTTCGCTGGCCTACCTTCGGTCGGTCCTGGCCGAACGCCTTTCCGAAGACGCGCTGATGATCAGCGGGTTTGCCGCACAACTGATCCCGCGTGAAATCAGCCATGTGCTGCGGGTCTGTCTGATCGCTGACATGAGCTCGCGGGTTGCCGCCGCTGTCCAAGAACGCCAGATCAGCGACGCCGAGGCCCTGAAAATCATCCACCGTGAGGATGAGAAGTGTGCCGCATGGATGCATCGGCTATACGAAACGCTTGACCCGTGGAGTGCCTCACTCTACGATATTTGCCTGCCGACCGATAAGACCTCGCCGGACGAAATTGCCGGGTTGATTGAAAAGAGTATTGACCAGTCGGTCATCAAACTCGCCAGCGGATCCAAACAGGCGGTCGATGATTTCAACACCGCCGCCAATTTGGAAATCGCGCTGGTCAAAAAAGGCCATACTGTCGGGGTTGAGGTCAAGGAGAGCGTTGCTACCCTGACCATCAACAAACATGTTCTCATGCTCAGCCGCCTTGAAGAGGAACTCAAGGAGATTGCCATCCAGGTGGCGGGCGTAACGGCTGTTGAGACCAAGGTGGGCCCCGGGTACTACCAGACCGATGTTTATCGCCGTCAGGATTTCGAAGCCCCGTCGAAGATCCTGCTGGTCGACGATGAGAAAAAATATGTTCAGACCCTGTCCAAACGGTTGATGATGCGCGAGCTGGATTCGGCAGTGGTCTATGATGGTGAATCGGCCCTTGAACTGGCCCGCGAGGATGAACCCGATGTGATGATTCTGGACCTCAGAATGCCCGGTATTGACGGTATCGAAGTGTTACGCCGCGTGAAAAAGACCCACCCGGCCATTGAGGTGATCGTTTTAACCAGCCAGGGGTCGGAAGCGGATAAAAAAACGTGCATGGAGTTGGGTGCGTTTGCATTTTTATCAAAATCGGTTGATATTGAGGAATTGAGCAAAACCATCAACGCTGCCCATGAGAAAATCAGTCAAGCGCGTGCCAGGCAGTAG
- a CDS encoding response regulator, producing the protein METENKIRILLVDDEVKFLTAIADRLSLKGFVVTTADNGDDAIKEAEKGGFDVAVVDLQMPGTDGAAVLKILKQNHKFIEIIMLTGHATVDSAVECTRLGAFKYLEKPYDFERLVDALKEAYEARMKKKFEHNQQRMEAIQKLSMHQSPLGLLKELARLDDGVK; encoded by the coding sequence ATGGAAACAGAAAATAAAATTAGAATCCTTCTGGTCGATGATGAGGTCAAATTTTTAACTGCGATCGCGGATCGACTTTCCCTTAAAGGATTTGTGGTAACAACGGCAGATAATGGCGACGACGCCATCAAGGAAGCCGAAAAAGGCGGTTTCGATGTGGCGGTGGTCGACCTGCAGATGCCCGGAACCGATGGTGCGGCGGTCTTGAAAATTCTCAAACAAAACCACAAATTCATTGAAATCATCATGCTGACCGGACATGCCACGGTGGATTCAGCCGTGGAATGCACCCGCCTGGGTGCCTTTAAATACCTTGAAAAACCATACGATTTCGAACGGTTGGTCGATGCTCTCAAAGAAGCCTATGAGGCCAGAATGAAAAAGAAGTTTGAGCACAACCAGCAGCGTATGGAGGCGATTCAAAAGCTTTCTATGCACCAGTCTCCGCTGGGATTGCTCAAGGAACTGGCCCGGCTCGACGATGGGGTGAAATAG
- a CDS encoding universal stress protein, producing the protein MRTDLFHVFRSTPLGRETFMQSIYFCRTLDITLSVYVPEDTQFMMYFDHDAVQVKLDHSYLSDPASAVERVRALAANSGVETRFIDPINRTASNLPDLPTHFSFMCCPRSVSDQASKIGLGYIGPKVRHIIRSATFPVLLTPPVFKPWTSIAVLFGGSDSALNALRTGIVFAERSGFPLDLFIQQEQEPDYYIQRVHAAGLEKALARCCRRRYEFADGAFDHNLYNLPHDALVLSGAYGHGRIRNLLFGSKMEIAQTTLTTSMLVTGPQATAHLN; encoded by the coding sequence ATGCGTACTGATTTGTTCCATGTATTCAGAAGCACTCCCCTGGGGCGGGAAACCTTCATGCAGTCGATCTATTTTTGCCGGACGCTGGATATCACCCTGAGCGTTTATGTTCCGGAGGATACCCAGTTCATGATGTACTTCGACCACGACGCCGTGCAGGTCAAACTGGATCATTCCTATCTCAGTGATCCAGCATCGGCGGTAGAGCGGGTGCGGGCCCTGGCTGCCAATTCCGGGGTGGAGACCCGCTTTATCGACCCCATCAACCGAACGGCCAGCAACCTTCCCGACCTGCCGACCCACTTCAGCTTCATGTGCTGCCCACGCTCCGTCAGCGATCAGGCTTCCAAAATCGGCCTGGGGTACATCGGGCCGAAAGTTCGTCATATTATCCGTTCGGCAACATTTCCCGTGCTCCTGACCCCGCCGGTTTTCAAACCCTGGACCAGCATCGCCGTCCTTTTCGGCGGATCGGACAGCGCGCTCAATGCCCTGCGCACCGGTATCGTTTTCGCCGAGCGATCCGGCTTCCCGCTGGACCTGTTTATTCAACAGGAGCAGGAACCGGACTATTACATACAGCGGGTCCATGCGGCCGGTCTCGAAAAGGCGCTGGCTCGCTGTTGCCGTCGGCGGTACGAATTTGCCGATGGCGCGTTTGATCACAACCTCTACAACTTACCCCACGATGCGCTGGTTTTATCCGGTGCATACGGACACGGCCGGATCAGAAATCTGCTTTTCGGAAGCAAGATGGAGATCGCCCAAACCACCCTGACCACCAGCATGCTGGTTACCGGCCCTCAGGCAACCGCCCATCTGAACTGA
- a CDS encoding glycine zipper domain-containing protein — translation MQRSIYLLIAAVLGICFTGCYTPQGRPDYTASGALAGAATGAIAGSLTHHPGHGAVVGGAVGALVGGLIGHGMDQAQAAQLRAQAPQTLQRVETGLPLTAADVQALSRAGVGDDLIISQIRNSRTVYHLTSADIIALKNSGVSERVIDFMINTPAQIPSAQVSGVIGTLPPPPPAETIVVSPGPDYFWVGGAWLWLGDRWFWNHGYWYRPLHPHHHHFHHPGRRRR, via the coding sequence ATGCAACGCTCTATTTATCTGCTGATTGCTGCCGTTTTGGGAATCTGTTTCACCGGGTGTTATACCCCTCAGGGGCGGCCGGACTACACGGCTTCCGGGGCACTGGCCGGCGCCGCCACGGGTGCGATTGCCGGTAGCCTTACCCACCATCCGGGCCACGGTGCCGTCGTCGGTGGGGCCGTGGGGGCTCTGGTTGGCGGGCTCATCGGGCACGGGATGGATCAGGCCCAGGCGGCCCAACTGCGCGCCCAGGCGCCGCAGACCCTGCAGCGGGTGGAAACCGGGCTGCCCCTGACGGCGGCGGACGTGCAGGCTCTGAGCCGGGCGGGTGTGGGCGATGACCTGATCATCAGCCAAATTCGCAACTCCCGTACGGTCTACCACCTCACCAGCGCGGACATCATCGCATTGAAGAATTCGGGGGTCAGCGAACGGGTGATCGATTTTATGATCAATACACCGGCCCAGATTCCGTCGGCCCAGGTTTCCGGCGTGATCGGGACGCTGCCGCCCCCGCCACCCGCCGAGACCATTGTGGTCAGCCCGGGCCCCGACTACTTCTGGGTGGGTGGTGCCTGGTTGTGGCTGGGCGACCGCTGGTTCTGGAATCATGGGTACTGGTATCGGCCGCTGCACCCCCATCACCATCACTTCCACCACCCCGGCCGCAGGCGGCGCTGA
- a CDS encoding efflux RND transporter periplasmic adaptor subunit, translated as MRKLVLPALLAFALLIFSVQCSEKIEPGTTPVDSGPAVSVRVVDVRSAVQPILYEAVGTVRARLSATVSSKLMGTIQAFNVKEGDDVKKGDLLVRIDDRQVAAQLDQARAALAEAKRAEAGAVSARIAAEAGAQRARLSFERNRTMLEGGAITQEMFETVDAQHKQARASLAQAKAMVEAARFRVKQAQAAVEAATVARKDAHVLAPFDGQVTAKQADAGALASPGMPLLTLEREGGYRVDLVVPETHIRAVKTGLPVAVRIPAVSEIPIRGTVDVIVPSGDQGSRTFVVQVGIPVIDGLRSGMFARVPLTIGEQKILRIPRSAVVHEGQLTGVFIVDAGNIARFRLIRTGRDYDDSVEVISGIEDETRLVAQPPAQLSNGAAVEFAK; from the coding sequence ATGAGAAAACTTGTTTTACCGGCACTATTGGCTTTTGCGTTGCTGATTTTCTCCGTTCAATGCTCAGAGAAGATCGAACCGGGAACCACTCCGGTCGACAGTGGCCCGGCGGTATCCGTACGGGTGGTTGACGTCCGCAGCGCCGTTCAGCCGATCCTTTATGAAGCCGTCGGAACGGTCAGGGCCAGGCTCTCGGCAACGGTTTCCAGTAAATTGATGGGAACCATCCAGGCGTTCAATGTCAAGGAGGGCGACGACGTAAAAAAAGGCGATCTGCTGGTTCGTATTGACGATCGTCAGGTCGCCGCCCAGCTGGATCAGGCCCGGGCGGCCCTGGCAGAGGCGAAAAGGGCGGAAGCCGGGGCGGTTTCAGCGCGGATTGCCGCCGAAGCGGGTGCCCAGCGTGCCCGGCTTTCCTTTGAGCGCAATCGCACCATGCTCGAAGGCGGCGCCATCACCCAGGAAATGTTCGAAACGGTTGACGCCCAGCACAAGCAGGCCCGGGCTTCCCTGGCCCAGGCCAAGGCCATGGTGGAGGCGGCGCGTTTCCGGGTCAAACAGGCCCAGGCAGCCGTGGAAGCTGCCACTGTCGCCCGGAAGGATGCCCACGTGTTGGCTCCGTTTGACGGCCAGGTGACCGCCAAACAGGCCGATGCGGGTGCTTTGGCCTCTCCGGGTATGCCGCTGTTAACCCTGGAGCGCGAGGGTGGCTACCGGGTCGACCTGGTGGTTCCCGAGACCCATATTCGCGCAGTGAAGACAGGGCTGCCGGTGGCCGTACGGATTCCCGCCGTGAGTGAAATCCCCATCCGCGGAACGGTCGATGTGATCGTTCCATCGGGTGACCAGGGCAGCCGGACTTTCGTTGTCCAGGTGGGGATTCCCGTCATCGACGGGCTGCGTTCGGGAATGTTTGCCCGGGTGCCGCTGACCATCGGCGAGCAGAAGATCCTGCGTATTCCCCGTTCGGCCGTGGTCCATGAAGGGCAGTTGACCGGGGTATTCATCGTCGATGCCGGGAACATCGCCCGCTTTCGCCTGATTCGCACCGGCCGCGACTATGACGATTCCGTGGAAGTGATTTCGGGTATCGAGGACGAGACCCGGCTGGTGGCCCAGCCGCCGGCCCAATTGAGCAACGGAGCTGCCGTGGAGTTTGCAAAATGA
- a CDS encoding efflux RND transporter permease subunit, protein MSQSYGPSGKVAHYFINSKLTPLIIIASILLGMAAVVALPREEEPQIIVPMIDVFVQMPGSSAAEVEQRVTRPMEKLLWEIPGVEYIYSTSMPGMAMAIVRFYVGQDEETSIVRLQSKLMSNMDRIPCCITEPLIKPRYIDDVPILALTFWSDDQVEPYLLRRVAAEVEDQAKREPNVSITSLIGGEGRRVEVQLDPVRMAGYKLDPVAVSRIVFAANQATDAGSYPSTEGQIVVHTGGFMKTAEDVRNVVVAAHQGRPVYLGDVATIQDGPPLPENYLYFGTGPAADEKGIAPEVAGRAPYPAVTLTLAKRKGTNAISVAEKVLARVESLKGTVIPDNVHVTITRHYGETAKEKSDELLWHMLIAVVSVTILIWFTLGHRESGVVAFAIPVTLALTMAVFYLYGYTLNRITLFALIFSIGILVDDAIVVVENIVRHFRLPGNEHRPRVQVAVEAVDEVGNPTILATLTVIAAILPMAFVGGLMGPYMRPIPVGASAAMVFSLIVAFIVTPWAAYRLLKRDAQGGGHGDGHGSEDWATRLYRNVMDHLLHNPRWRWSFLIGVAVLLLGACAMVAVGLVKVKMLPFDNKSEFQVMLDMPESATLEDTAAAAFEMGDYLATVNEVVDYQIHVGTAGPFNFNGLVRHYYLRHSPHLGDIQVNLAGKGRRKEQSHAIAKRVRPPLKAIADRYGARITVAEVPPGPPVAATLVAEVYGPDYDRQRELALKIRDLFEATDGVVDVDWYMEEDQTRYQIKADQEKAALHGISVAHITKTLQAALSGSQAGLLHQPLEKENVPIVLQPPLAMRAGLDLLKAINVSAADGHQVALSDLVSVRKTPMDRSIYHKNLMPVVYVVGDVAGAKESPVYAILELRKKIDAITLPEGYRIDQHTASLPDSDQRFAMKWDGEWHITYEVFRDLGIAFAVVMVLIFVLVVGWFQSFSTPVTIMMAIPFSLIGILPAHWAMGAFFSATSMIGFIAGAGIVVRNSIILVDFIELRLEQGAPLDQAVIDAGAVRFRPMMLTAAAVVVGASVILFDPIFQGLAISLMAGEVASLLFSRMTVPILYFLDKRWEFAHGHGGSGHAHRTGDTDA, encoded by the coding sequence ATGAGCCAATCATACGGGCCTTCCGGAAAAGTCGCCCACTATTTCATTAATTCCAAACTGACGCCGCTGATCATCATCGCCTCGATTTTGCTGGGGATGGCCGCCGTGGTGGCCCTTCCCCGGGAGGAGGAACCCCAGATCATCGTGCCCATGATCGACGTTTTCGTGCAGATGCCCGGGTCTAGTGCCGCCGAGGTGGAACAGCGCGTCACGCGGCCCATGGAGAAATTGCTTTGGGAGATCCCCGGCGTGGAGTACATTTACTCAACCAGCATGCCGGGCATGGCCATGGCCATCGTGCGCTTTTACGTCGGCCAGGATGAGGAAACATCCATCGTGCGGCTGCAATCCAAGCTGATGTCCAACATGGACCGGATTCCCTGCTGCATCACGGAGCCGTTGATCAAACCGCGTTATATCGATGACGTGCCCATCCTTGCCCTGACTTTCTGGAGTGATGACCAGGTAGAGCCCTACCTACTGCGTCGCGTGGCTGCCGAAGTGGAGGATCAGGCCAAACGGGAACCCAATGTTTCGATCACCTCCCTGATCGGGGGAGAGGGCCGGCGGGTGGAGGTTCAGCTGGATCCGGTGCGCATGGCCGGGTACAAGCTGGATCCGGTGGCCGTATCCCGGATTGTTTTTGCCGCCAACCAGGCCACCGATGCGGGCAGCTATCCGTCAACCGAAGGCCAGATCGTCGTCCATACGGGCGGATTCATGAAAACCGCCGAGGATGTCCGCAATGTGGTGGTGGCGGCCCACCAGGGGCGGCCGGTCTACTTGGGGGATGTGGCCACGATTCAAGACGGACCGCCCCTGCCGGAAAATTATCTCTATTTCGGCACGGGACCGGCGGCTGACGAAAAGGGCATCGCCCCCGAGGTGGCCGGCCGGGCACCTTACCCGGCGGTGACCCTGACCCTGGCCAAACGCAAGGGCACCAATGCCATCAGTGTGGCCGAGAAAGTGCTGGCGCGGGTGGAATCCCTCAAAGGCACGGTGATTCCCGACAACGTGCATGTGACCATCACGCGCCATTACGGCGAAACGGCCAAGGAGAAGAGTGACGAACTGCTCTGGCACATGCTCATCGCCGTGGTGTCGGTGACCATTTTGATCTGGTTCACCCTGGGGCACCGGGAGTCGGGCGTGGTGGCCTTTGCCATTCCGGTAACCCTGGCGCTGACCATGGCGGTCTTCTATTTGTATGGGTACACCCTCAATCGGATCACCCTGTTCGCCCTGATCTTCTCCATCGGGATCCTGGTGGACGACGCCATCGTGGTGGTGGAGAATATCGTGCGTCACTTTCGTCTGCCGGGCAACGAACACCGGCCGCGTGTCCAGGTGGCTGTCGAGGCCGTGGATGAAGTTGGCAACCCGACCATTCTGGCCACCCTGACGGTGATCGCCGCCATTTTGCCCATGGCTTTTGTGGGCGGACTGATGGGGCCTTACATGCGGCCCATTCCCGTGGGAGCCTCGGCGGCCATGGTTTTCTCCCTGATCGTGGCCTTCATCGTCACCCCCTGGGCCGCCTACCGTCTGCTGAAACGCGATGCACAGGGGGGCGGGCATGGTGACGGCCACGGATCGGAAGACTGGGCCACCCGGCTTTACCGTAACGTCATGGACCATCTGCTGCACAATCCCCGCTGGCGGTGGTCCTTTCTGATCGGCGTGGCGGTGTTGCTCCTGGGCGCCTGTGCCATGGTGGCCGTGGGGCTGGTCAAAGTGAAAATGCTGCCTTTTGACAACAAAAGCGAATTCCAGGTGATGCTGGATATGCCGGAATCCGCTACCCTGGAGGATACCGCTGCCGCGGCTTTCGAGATGGGCGATTACCTGGCCACGGTCAACGAAGTGGTGGATTACCAGATTCACGTGGGTACTGCCGGACCCTTCAATTTCAACGGCCTGGTCCGCCATTATTACTTGCGGCATTCCCCCCATCTTGGCGATATCCAGGTTAACCTGGCCGGCAAGGGGCGCCGCAAGGAGCAGAGTCACGCCATTGCCAAGCGGGTACGCCCGCCCCTCAAAGCCATTGCCGACCGTTATGGTGCGCGCATCACCGTGGCCGAGGTACCGCCCGGCCCGCCGGTGGCGGCGACCCTGGTGGCCGAGGTGTATGGCCCCGATTACGACCGGCAGCGGGAACTGGCCCTGAAAATCCGAGACCTGTTCGAAGCAACCGACGGTGTCGTGGATGTGGACTGGTATATGGAAGAGGACCAGACCCGCTACCAGATCAAAGCCGACCAGGAGAAGGCCGCCCTGCACGGCATTAGTGTGGCCCACATCACCAAAACCCTGCAGGCGGCTCTCTCCGGTTCCCAGGCCGGCCTGCTGCATCAGCCACTCGAAAAAGAGAACGTGCCCATCGTGCTGCAACCGCCCCTGGCCATGCGGGCCGGACTGGATCTGCTCAAGGCCATCAACGTGAGTGCTGCCGACGGTCACCAGGTGGCGCTCTCCGATCTGGTCTCCGTGCGCAAGACACCCATGGACCGCAGCATTTACCACAAGAACCTCATGCCCGTGGTTTATGTGGTCGGCGATGTGGCCGGGGCCAAGGAGAGCCCGGTATACGCCATCTTGGAACTGCGCAAGAAAATCGACGCCATTACCCTGCCCGAAGGATACCGCATCGACCAGCACACGGCGTCGTTGCCCGACAGCGACCAGCGTTTTGCCATGAAATGGGATGGTGAGTGGCACATCACCTACGAGGTTTTTCGTGATCTGGGAATCGCTTTCGCCGTGGTGATGGTGCTGATCTTCGTTCTGGTGGTGGGCTGGTTCCAGTCCTTCTCCACGCCGGTGACCATTATGATGGCGATTCCCTTTTCGCTGATCGGCATCCTGCCGGCCCACTGGGCCATGGGCGCCTTTTTCTCGGCCACCTCAATGATCGGGTTTATTGCCGGAGCCGGTATCGTGGTGCGCAACTCCATCATCCTGGTGGATTTTATCGAACTGCGCCTGGAACAGGGGGCGCCGCTGGATCAAGCCGTGATCGATGCCGGGGCCGTGCGCTTCCGGCCCATGATGCTTACTGCCGCCGCCGTGGTGGTGGGGGCCTCGGTGATTCTGTTTGATCCCATTTTTCAGGGGCTGGCCATCTCGTTGATGGCCGGTGAGGTGGCATCCCTGCTCTTCTCGCGCATGACGGTGCCGATTCTCTATTTTCTGGACAAACGCTGGGAGTTCGCCCATGGCCATGGCGGATCCGGACACGCTCACCGGACTGGTGACACGGACGCATGA
- a CDS encoding calcium/sodium antiporter: protein MIVILFLLMAGFVVLIKGADIFVDGAAHLARTLDVSPMIIGLTVVAFGTSVPELFVNIAASVGGDTDIALGNVMGSNIANGLLVLGISALIRPLQIFRKTVWQAIPFSLLAAIMLWVLANDVFVDGSFFSILSRSDGWVLLGFFTVFMAYSAAVIAPVDGLPPVDPVPPEKAAAVALKMAFGFCGLLFGSRWIVDSAVALADRLGAPRVVVGLTVVALGTSLPELATSVAAARRGAAEIAVGNVVGSNIFNILFVLGISAVIRPLPVNPAANMDLAMLTATSVLLVVFLFAGQVRVMGRREGGLALFLYVLYTGYLVYPLFF from the coding sequence ATGATCGTCATCCTTTTCCTGCTCATGGCCGGTTTCGTGGTTCTGATCAAGGGGGCCGACATCTTTGTCGACGGGGCCGCCCACCTGGCCCGGACGCTTGATGTCTCGCCCATGATCATCGGGTTGACCGTGGTGGCTTTCGGCACCTCGGTCCCGGAACTGTTTGTCAACATCGCCGCCAGCGTCGGTGGTGACACGGATATTGCCCTGGGCAACGTGATGGGCAGCAACATCGCCAACGGGCTGCTCGTCCTGGGGATCTCGGCCCTGATCCGCCCCCTGCAGATCTTCCGGAAAACGGTCTGGCAGGCGATCCCTTTCAGCCTGCTGGCTGCGATTATGTTGTGGGTTCTGGCCAATGATGTCTTCGTCGACGGCAGTTTTTTTTCGATCCTCAGTCGCTCGGACGGATGGGTCCTGCTGGGTTTTTTTACCGTTTTCATGGCCTATTCGGCGGCAGTTATCGCCCCGGTTGACGGGTTGCCGCCCGTGGATCCGGTTCCCCCGGAAAAAGCCGCCGCGGTGGCCCTGAAAATGGCCTTTGGCTTTTGCGGCCTGCTATTCGGGTCGCGCTGGATCGTTGACAGCGCCGTGGCCCTGGCCGATCGCCTGGGGGCGCCCCGGGTCGTGGTCGGACTGACGGTGGTGGCGTTGGGGACCTCCCTGCCCGAGCTGGCCACATCGGTAGCGGCTGCCCGACGCGGGGCTGCGGAGATAGCCGTGGGCAATGTGGTGGGGTCCAACATCTTCAACATCCTTTTCGTGTTGGGGATCAGCGCCGTGATCAGGCCGCTGCCGGTGAATCCCGCGGCCAATATGGATTTGGCCATGCTGACGGCCACCAGTGTGCTGCTGGTTGTCTTTCTGTTTGCCGGCCAGGTGCGGGTTATGGGCCGCCGGGAAGGAGGACTGGCGCTTTTCCTGTATGTGCTATACACTGGGTATCTGGTCTATCCGTTATTTTTTTAG
- a CDS encoding adenosylcobalamin-dependent ribonucleoside-diphosphate reductase produces MRTLNLTPLAREVLQKRYLARNYRGETIETPADLFDRVAWTVAEADRLFDAGAAVGETAARFESAMTSLEFLPNSPCLMNAGRPLGQLAACFVLPVEDNLESIFQSLKDAALIHRTGGGTGFSFGRLRPTGDTIFPASGVTGGPVSFIRLFDSATHLIDRNRIRPGANMGVLHVSHPDIETFITAKRDHGLLRNFNLSVSLDDHFIDCVRADRDYPLVHPRTGAIVKHRSGVALLQLMAESAWATGDPGILFIDRINRANPTPEQGLLEATNPCGEQPLLPHESCTLGSINLTRMLNGTTLDTGKLESTAHLAVHFLDNVVEVNRHPTAQTEEWSRMNRKIGLGVMGFADMLILMGIPYQSRQAVELAESIMSCIQRAAEDASAELAARRGNFPAFHRSVFPARGVKRRRNATLTTVAPTGTISILAGVSSSVEPVFAFDGQRRIAGERYTDLHPIYARYRREGRPIDKTIFQTAWDVSPHWHLKIQAAFQKYTDNAVSKTVNLPETITAEKIRDLFMDAAGMDLKGVTVYRDQSHPDQILSACSLKNEECS; encoded by the coding sequence ATGCGGACCCTCAATCTCACCCCTCTTGCCCGGGAGGTGCTGCAGAAACGATACCTGGCGCGGAACTATCGGGGCGAGACCATTGAAACCCCGGCCGATCTTTTTGACCGGGTGGCCTGGACCGTGGCCGAGGCGGACCGGCTTTTCGATGCCGGCGCTGCGGTGGGGGAGACGGCCGCCCGCTTCGAGTCGGCCATGACCTCCCTGGAGTTTCTGCCCAATTCCCCCTGCCTGATGAACGCCGGAAGGCCCCTGGGCCAGTTGGCGGCCTGTTTTGTACTCCCGGTGGAGGATAATCTGGAATCGATTTTCCAGAGCCTCAAGGATGCCGCCCTGATTCATCGCACCGGCGGCGGTACCGGATTTTCCTTTGGTCGTCTGCGCCCGACCGGTGACACCATTTTCCCTGCTTCCGGCGTAACCGGCGGGCCGGTTTCCTTTATCCGGCTTTTCGACTCGGCCACCCATCTGATCGACCGCAACCGGATCCGGCCTGGCGCCAACATGGGCGTTCTGCATGTCAGCCATCCGGACATCGAGACCTTCATCACGGCCAAGCGCGATCATGGCCTGCTGCGCAATTTCAACCTTTCCGTGTCATTGGATGATCATTTCATCGACTGCGTGAGGGCTGACCGGGACTACCCGTTGGTCCATCCGCGCACCGGTGCCATCGTCAAGCACCGGTCCGGCGTGGCCCTGCTGCAGCTGATGGCCGAAAGCGCCTGGGCGACCGGCGATCCGGGCATCCTGTTCATCGACCGCATCAACCGGGCCAATCCCACGCCGGAACAGGGGCTTCTGGAAGCCACCAACCCTTGCGGCGAGCAACCGCTGCTGCCCCATGAATCGTGTACCCTGGGGTCGATCAACCTGACCCGCATGCTCAATGGCACGACCCTCGACACCGGCAAACTGGAATCGACGGCCCACCTGGCCGTCCATTTTCTGGACAACGTGGTGGAGGTCAACCGCCATCCGACGGCCCAGACCGAGGAGTGGAGCCGAATGAACCGCAAGATCGGTCTGGGGGTGATGGGCTTTGCCGACATGCTGATCCTCATGGGCATCCCTTACCAGAGCCGGCAGGCCGTGGAGTTGGCCGAATCGATCATGTCGTGTATTCAGCGGGCCGCCGAGGATGCGTCGGCCGAACTGGCGGCCAGAAGGGGAAACTTCCCGGCTTTTCACCGGAGCGTTTTTCCGGCGCGCGGAGTCAAACGACGCCGCAATGCCACCCTGACTACCGTGGCACCGACCGGTACCATCAGTATCCTGGCCGGTGTGAGCAGCAGTGTCGAACCCGTATTTGCCTTTGACGGGCAACGCCGCATCGCCGGTGAACGATACACCGACCTGCATCCCATCTATGCCCGCTACCGGCGCGAGGGGCGGCCCATCGACAAAACGATTTTTCAGACCGCCTGGGACGTTTCGCCCCACTGGCACCTGAAAATTCAGGCCGCGTTTCAGAAATATACCGACAACGCCGTTTCCAAAACGGTCAACCTGCCCGAAACCATCACGGCGGAAAAGATTCGTGACCTGTTCATGGATGCGGCCGGGATGGACCTCAAGGGGGTTACCGTCTACCGGGACCAGTCGCATCCGGATCAGATCCTCTCGGCCTGTTCGTTGAAAAACGAGGAGTGTTCGTGA